One genomic segment of Primulina tabacum isolate GXHZ01 chromosome 9, ASM2559414v2, whole genome shotgun sequence includes these proteins:
- the LOC142555468 gene encoding vacuolar-processing enzyme-like translates to MMIRYAVSVTYLFVLISILALADGRDNLVKLSPQAPRFLGASVSKANASDANDSVGTKWAVLIAGSSEYYNYRHQADICHAYQILKKGGLKDENIVVFMYDDIAYNVENPRRGVIINHPDGKDVYKGVPKDYVGDDVTAENFLSVILGNKNAVKGGSGKVVNSGPNDRVFIYYADHGGPGVLGMPVGPSLFADDLIHVLKKKHASGSYKSMVFYLEACDAGSIFEGLLPEGLNIYATTASNAHESSYGTYCPGEYPTPPPEYETCLGDMYSVAWMEDSDKHIQTETLKQQYQRVKKRAADKKYEPDISHVMQYGDLKLNPDKLSTYLGSNPVTDAHTSADENSLSPFPPSRSVNQRDADLLHFWDKFRKAPEGSARKLEAQKQLAEAMEYRSHVDISMKFIGELLFGTTKGPEVLNTVRLDGRPLVDDWDCLKSLVRTYETHCGSLSKYGMRHMRSLANICNAGGNNEQMAKAAAQACTSFPSNPWSSLRKGFSA, encoded by the exons ATGATGATTCGCTACGCCGTCAGTGTAACCTATCTCTTTGTACTAATTTCTATCCTAGCTCTCGCCGATGGCCGGGATAATCTCGTCAAGCTTTCTCCGCAAGCACCTAGATTCTTGGGTGCTAGCGTGTCGAAGGCCAACGCTAGTGATGCCAATGATTCCGTGGGAACGAAATGGGCTGTGCTGATAGCTGGATCTTCTGAATACTATAATTACAGACACCAG GCGGATATATGCCATGCATATCAAATCCTGAAGAAAGGTGGCCTCAAGgatgaaaatattgttgttttCATGTATGATGACATTGCTTACAATGTTGAAAACCCCAGGCGTGGAGTCATTATCAACCATCCTGATGGCAAGGATGTTTATAAGGGAGTTCCAAAG GATTATGTTGGGGATGATGTTACTGCGGAAAACTTCCTTTCTGTGATTCTTGGGAACAAGAACGCGGTTAAAGGAGGTAGTGGGAAGGTTGTGAACAGCGGTCCGAATGATCGTGTATTCATATACTATGCTGATCATGGTGGTCCAGGGGTTCTTG GGATGCCTGTCGGTCCTTCCCTTTTTGCGGATGATCTGATCCATGTTTTGAAAAAGAAACACGCTTCTGGATCATATAAGAGCATG GTATTTTACCTTGAAGCTTGTGATGCTGGAAGTATATTTGAGGGTCTTCTTCCTGAAGGCTTAAATATATACGCAACCACTGCTTCAAATGCACATGAGAGTAGCTATGGAACTTACTGTCCTGGAGAGTATCCTACTCCTCCCCCTGAGTATGAAACCTGCTTGGGTGACATGTATAGTGTTGCCTGGATGGAGGACAG TGACAAACATATCCAGACCGAAACCTTGAAGCAACAATATCAACGG GTCAAGAAACGAGCTGCTGATAAAAAGTATGAGCCGGACATCTCCCATGTCATGCAATATGGTGATCTTAAGCTTAATCCCGATAAACTTTCCACGTATTTGGGTTCAAATCCTGTAACTGATGCTCACACTTCTGCGGATGAAAATTCTCTGAGCCCCTTCCCACCTTCAAGATCTGTCAACCAGAGAGATGCTGATCTTTTACACTTTTGGGATAAG TTCCGTAAAGCTCCTGAAGGCTCTGCGAGAAAACTCGAAGCCCAAAAGCAGCTGGCCGAAGCTATGGAGTACCGATCTCATGTCGACATCAGCATGAAATTCATTGGAGAACTTCTTTTCGGAACAACCAAGGGTCCTGAAGTGCTGAACACTGTTCGACTTGATGGACGACCTCTTGTTGATGATTGGGATTGCCTCAAGTCATTG GTTAGAACATATGAGACGCACTGTGGATCCCTGTCCAAATACGGTATGAGACACATGCGCTCTCTGGCCAACATCTGCAATGCTGGCGGGAATAACGAGCAGATGGCGAAGGCGGCAGCACAAGCCTGCACCAGCTTCCCTTCTAATCCTTGGAGCTCCCTTCGCAAGGGATTCAGTGCTTAA